From Microplitis mediator isolate UGA2020A chromosome 11, iyMicMedi2.1, whole genome shotgun sequence, one genomic window encodes:
- the LOC130677754 gene encoding uncharacterized protein LOC130677754, translated as MTEERAHQSSLRHYWSNPVFKAPAFIGPNIPTTPSLLYRFHVTREHRRTIVYEQPNSKLVEISDISFVNPVPRPVIVTTPPDFTTVPFVVPLTIKIGESTHESHYDLRDTVSEETWRTYWRTLCQKVEALPPSTRTVGTQTAETRLSSVPGSTGCLRCKRKGHSHQECSNAKFGDDYCTSCLRVGHNNNSCPYLSSSSAGFELIKEFCLSCKTQHPYFDPKCRTCRTRVNLSREDRGAVDILPP; from the coding sequence ATGACTGAAGAAAGAGCGCATCAATCCAGCCTACGACATTATTGGAGTAACCCTGTGTTCAAGGCACCTGCATTTATTGGTCCCAATATACCGACCACTCCAAGTTTATTATATCGATTCCATGTGACCAGAGAACACCGACGCACTATCGTGTATGAACAACCTAACAGCAAGCTAGTCGAAATCAGCGACATATCATTTGTCAATCCAGTACCAAGACCAGTAATTGTTACCACGCCACCCGACTTCACGACTGTACCATTTGTCGTGCCATTGACTATTAAAATCGGAGAGTCTACGCACGAGAGCCATTATGACCTACGTGACACTGTATCAGAAGAGACCTGGAGAACTTATTGGCGAACATTGTGCCAAAAAGTCGAAGCATTACCACCATCTACCAGAACAGTGGGAACCCAGACCGCTGAAACCAGATTATCATCGGTACCTGGGTCAACTGGATGTCTCCGATGTAAAAGGAAGGGACATTCCCACCAAGAATGCTCCAACGCCAAATTTGGAGATGATTATTGTACCAGTTGTCTACGAGTAGGACACAACAACAACTCCTGCCCatatttatcatcatcatcagctGGTTTTGAactaataaaagaattttgtCTATCATGCAAGACACAGCATCCATATTTCGACCCTAAATGCAGAACCTGTAGAACTCGGGTTAACCTGAGCCGAGAAGACAGAGGAGCCGTGGACATCCTACCACCATAA